A DNA window from Phaenicophaeus curvirostris isolate KB17595 chromosome 11, BPBGC_Pcur_1.0, whole genome shotgun sequence contains the following coding sequences:
- the RBM5 gene encoding RNA-binding protein 5, translating into MGSDKRVSRTERSGRYGSIVEREDRDEREPRSRRRDSDYKRSSEERRGDRYDDYRDYDSRDYDSRDYDSRDSRDCRDYDSRDYDSRDSRDCRDYDSRDSRDCRDYDSRDCRDYDSRDSRDYDCRDYDSRDCRDYDSRDSRDYDSRDYDRDYDSRDYDSPERERERRNSDKSEDGYHSDGDYGEHDYRNDINDEKESKTIMLRGLPITVTENDIRELIESFEGPQPADVRLMKRKTGVSRGFAFVEFYHFQDATSWMEANQKKLVIQGKQIVMHYSNPRPKFEDWLCNKCCLYNFRRRLKCFRCGADKFDSEQEVPPGAAEAVQSVDYYCDTIILRNIAPHTVVESIMTALSPYASLAVNNIRLIKDKQTQQNRGFAFVQLSSAMDASQLLQILQSLQPPLKIDGKTIGVDFAKSARKDLLLPDGNRVSAFSVASTAIAAAQWSSTQPQTGEGSTLDYSYLQSGQDGYTQYAQYSQDYQQYYQNQGGVLDTDTATISGAPVTTTTAAVVSQSPQLYNQQTNSPDSTTQSAASTTNTQAQTAPPTGVVPGTKYAVPDTSTYQYDESSGYYYDPVTGLYYDPNSQYYYNALTQQYLYWDGEKETYMPAAEGVTYQQTATTTTTKEVKEKKEKPKSKTAQQIAKDMERWAKSLNKQKENFKNSFQPLSTREEERKESAAADAGFALFEKKGALSERQQILPDVMKNGDDDNPLKRGLVAAYSGDSDNDEDLLERMENEEEKLTDWKKMACLLCRRQFPNKDALIRHQQLSDLHKQNMDIYRRSKLSEQELEALELREREMKYRDRAAERREKYGIPEPPEPKRKKVYDAGTVNYEQPTKDGLDNSNIGNKMLQAMGWREGSGLGRKCQGITAPIEAQVRMRGAGLGAKGSSYGVSTADSYKDAVRKAMFARFTEME; encoded by the exons ATGGGCTCGGACAAGCG CGTGAGCAGGACGGAGCGGAGCGGGCGTTATGGCTCCATCGTGGAAAGGGAGGACCGTGATGAGCGGGAGCCCCGCAGCAGGCGCAGGGACTCGGACTACAAGAGATCCAGCGAGGAGCGCCGCGGGGACCGCTACGATGACTACCGCGACTACGACAGCCGCGATTACGATAGCCGCGACTACGACAGCCGCGACAGCCGCGACTGCAGGGACTACGACAGCCGCGACTACGACAGCCGCGATagcagggactgcagggacTACGACAGCCGCGACAGCCGAGACTGCAGGGACTACGACAGCCGGGATTGCAGAGACTACGACAGCCGAGACAGCCGGGACTACGATTGCCGGGACTACGACAGCCGGGATTGCCGAGACTACGACAGTCGCGACAGCCGCGACTACGATAGCCGCGACTATGATAGAGACTACGATAGCCGCGACTATGATAGCCCTGAG AGGGAGCGGGAGCGCAGGAACAGTGACAAATCAGAAGATGGCTACCATTCTGATGGCGACTATGGAGAGCACGACTACAGGAACGACATTAACgatgagaaagaaagcaaaactatCATGTTACGTGGCCTTCCTATCACGGTTACAGAGAACGAT ATCCGGGAGCTTATTGAGTCCTTTGAAGGCCCTCAGCCTGCAGACGTGAGGCTGATGAAGAGAAAGACAG GTGTAAGCCGTGGTTTCGCCTTCGTGGAGTTTTATCACTTTCAAGATGCTACCAGCTGGATGGAAGCCAATCAG aaaaagcTGGTGATTCAGGGGAAGCAGATTGTGATGCACTACAGCAACCCCAGGCCTAAATTTGAGGACTGGCTCTGCAACAAG TGCTGCCTTTACAACTTCAGGAGGAGGCTAAAATGCTTCCGCTGTGGAGCAGACAAATTTG ATTCAGAACAGGAGGTGCcacctggagcagcagaagcCGTTCAGTCTGTGGATTATTACTGTGATA CCATCATTCTCCGAAACATTGCTCCTCACACTGTAGTGGAATCCATCATGACTGCCTTGTCTCCGTACGCGTCTCTGGCAGTCAATAATATTCGTCTTATCAAAGACAAGCAGACTCAGCAGAATAGAGGCTTTGCATTTGTGCAGCTGTCTTCTGCCATG GATgcttctcagctgctgcagattTTACAGAGTCTTCAACCACCATTAAAAATTGATGGCAAAACGATTGGTGTTGACTTTGCAAAGAGTGCCAGAAA AGACTTACTTCTCCCAGACGGTAACAGAGTCAGCGCCTTCTCAGTGGCAAGTACAGCCATTGCTGCAGCCCAGTGGTCATCCACTCAG CCACAGACTGGAGAGGGCAGCACTCTTGACTACAGCTACCTCCAGTCGGGACAGGACGGCTACACACAGTATGCACAG TACTCCCAGGATTATCAGCAGTACTACCAAAATCAAGGAGGAGTGCTGGACACAGACACAGCTACCATATCAG GAGCTCCGGTCACTACCACCACAGCTGCAGTTGTCTCCCAGAGTCCTCAGTTATATAATCAACAGACAAACTCACCTGACTCTACG acgcAGTCAGCAGCATCTACGACCAACACTCAGGCACAGACGGCTCCTCCGACTGGCGTAGTCCCTGGAACCAAGTACG ctGTCCCTGACACTTCCACCTACCAATACGATGAATCTTCAGGATATTATTATGATCCTGTAACAGGGCTCTACTATGATCCTAATTCCCAG TATTACTACAATGCCTTAACCCAGCAGTATCTTTACTGGGATGGTGAAAAGGAGACCTACATGCCTGCTGCGGAGGGCGTTACATACCAACAAACAGCTACCACAACCACCACCAAAgaagtgaaggagaagaaagagaagcctAAGAGTAAAACAGCTCAACAG ATTGCTAAAGACATGGAGCGCTGGGCAAAGAGCTTgaacaagcagaaagaaaacttcaagaATAGCTTCCAGCCACTGAGCACCAGGGAGGAGGAGCGGAAAGAATCGGCAGCTGCAGATGCGGGCTTTGCCCTCTTTGAGAAAAAG GGAGCTCTGTCTGAGAGACAGCAAATCTTGCCAGATGTGATGAAAAATGGGGACGATGACAATCCACTCAAG CGGGGCCTAGTGGCTGCCTACAGTGGTGACAGCGATAACGATGAGGACTTACTGGAAAGAATGGAGAACGAGGAGGAGAAGCTGACTGACTGGAAGAAGATGGCTTGTCTGCTGTGTAGAAGGCAGTTCCCAAACAAAGACGCTCTCATTCGGCACCAGCAGCTGTCCGACTTGCACAAG CAAAACATGGATATCTACAGGCGATCAAAGCTTTCAGAGCAGGAACTTGAAGCCCTGGAGCTGCGTGAGAGAGAG ATGAAATACAGagacagagcagcagagaggcGGGAGAAGTACGGCATCCCGGAGCCCCCAGAGCCAAAGCGTAAGAAGGTCTACGACGCTGGCACAGT TAATTACGAGCAGCCCACCAAAGACGGCCTTGACAACAGTAACATAGGCAACAAGATGCTGCAGGCCATGGGCTGGAGGGAAGGCTCAGGCTTGGGAAGAAAG